One Rossellomorea marisflavi genomic region harbors:
- a CDS encoding GIY-YIG nuclease family protein has translation MNNQRKGALLMGLKTTRKSFTSWELKFSDKVLSFDEIWELGKESQRIHNQDLIGIYRIKNVFSNKVYVGSSHHIFGRLRSHATQMQLGKHPYDEINKDFKLFGKESFIFDIITYCNNSQLRSFEKSWLKVFYEESQLYNAKEYINWNKPSGRWRR, from the coding sequence TTGAATAATCAAAGAAAAGGTGCATTATTAATGGGTTTAAAAACTACAAGAAAAAGTTTTACATCTTGGGAGCTGAAATTTTCTGATAAAGTGTTATCTTTTGACGAAATTTGGGAACTTGGAAAAGAAAGTCAAAGGATTCACAATCAAGATCTAATTGGAATTTACAGGATCAAAAACGTATTTTCTAATAAGGTTTATGTAGGTAGTTCCCACCATATATTTGGAAGGCTAAGGTCTCACGCAACACAAATGCAGCTTGGAAAACATCCTTATGATGAGATTAACAAAGACTTTAAACTATTCGGTAAAGAATCGTTTATATTTGATATAATAACTTATTGTAATAATTCCCAGCTTCGGAGTTTCGAAAAAAGTTGGTTAAAGGTTTTTTATGAAGAGTCTCAACTTTACAACGCAAAAGAGTATATAAATTGGAACAAACCTAGTGGAAGATGGAGGAGGTAA
- a CDS encoding GIY-YIG nuclease family protein, translating to MPIKEDDDSIKHRYIYILELECEHFYVGQTSNLDLRIKKHFRGKGSSWTRIHSPVKVREIINLGVTTYNCAEKLENYYTVKYMKEYHWTRVRGGYFCNIDPDILFEILKNHQIKNKVKGIDFV from the coding sequence ATGCCAATTAAAGAAGATGATGACAGCATTAAACATAGATATATTTATATATTAGAGTTGGAATGTGAGCATTTTTATGTTGGCCAAACCTCTAATTTAGATCTCAGGATAAAAAAACATTTCAGAGGTAAAGGATCTTCATGGACTCGCATTCACTCTCCTGTGAAAGTTAGAGAGATTATTAATCTAGGTGTTACGACATATAACTGTGCTGAAAAACTAGAGAATTATTATACTGTTAAATATATGAAAGAATATCATTGGACCCGAGTTAGAGGTGGATATTTTTGCAATATTGATCCGGATATTTTGTTTGAGATCCTAAAAAATCACCAAATTAAAAACAAAGTCAAAGGAATAGATTTTGTTTGA